The Camelina sativa cultivar DH55 chromosome 14, Cs, whole genome shotgun sequence genome includes a window with the following:
- the LOC104742729 gene encoding protein disulfide isomerase-like 1-5, which yields MSLISKPTSKVSTFTFILLLLLSFVIIVAYSSPDSNVEANEPGSGSGSDDDLEQLLAVDEQLQEDHRPEQQSEAKTVSKAQRIVLELNGDNAKRLIDGNEFVMVLGYAPWCARSAELMPRFAEAATALKEIGSSILMAKIDGDRYSKIASEFEIRGFPTLLLFVNGTSQTYNGGSSAEDIVIWVQKKTGAPIITVNTVDEAQSFLKKYHTFVLGLFEKLEGSEHNEFVKAAKSDDEIQFVETSNSDAAKLLFPDLKTKNGFIGMVKTEAERYTVYDGSYKMEKILEFLGSNKFPLITKLTDTNTVWVYSSPVKLQVMLFSKADDFQKLAQPLEDIARKFKSKLMFIYVDITNENLAMPFLTLFGIEDANKTVVAAFDNNLNSKYLLESDPTPNNIEEFCSGLAHGTVSRYYRSEPLPDNENASIVTVVGKAFDELVLNSHENVLLEVHTPWCVKCEALSKQVEKLAKHFKGFENLVFARIDASANEHTKLQVDDEYPMILLYKSGEKEKPLKLSTKLSAKDMAVFINEELKPKDGSAAKDEL from the exons ATGTCGTTAATTTCAAAACCCACTTCAAAAGTCTCCACCTTTACCTTCATCCTCCTCTTACTCCTCAGTTTCGTAATCATCGTCGCGTATTCATCACCCGACTCCAATGTCGAAGCAAACGAacccggatccggatccggatccgatGACGATCTTGAACAGCTTCTAGCAGTAGACGAGCAATTACAAGAAGATCATCGACCTGAGCAACAATCTGAAGCCAAAACAGTGAGTAAAGCTCAGAGGATCGTACTCGAACTCAATGGTGACAACGCCAAACGATTGATCGATGGGAACGAGTTCGTGATGGTTCTAGGTTACGCGCCTTGGTGTGCGAGAAGCGCTGAGCTTATGCCGAGATTCGCCGAGGCTGCGACGGCTTTGAAAGAGATTGGTAGTTCGATTTTGATGGCTAAGATCGATGGCGATAGGTATTCCAAGATCGCGTCTGAGTTTGAGATTAGGGGCTTCccaactcttcttctcttcgttaATGGCACTTCTCAGACTTACAATGGCGGATCTTCTGC AGAGGATATAGTCATCTGGGTGCAAAAGAAGACTGGTGCACCAATCATTACAGTTAATACAGTTGATGAAGCTCAGAGTTTTTTGAAGAAGTATCATACTTTTGTTCTTGGTCTGTTTGAGAAGCTTGAG GGTTCTGAACATAACGAATTCGTTAAAGCTGCAAAATCAGATGACGAAATCCAGTTTGTAGAAACAAGCAATAGCGATGCTGCGAAACTTCTCTTTCCTGACCTTAAAACCAAAAATGGCTTCATTGGTATGGTTAAAACTGAGGCTGAAAGGTATACTGTATATG ATGGATCTTACAAGATGGAGAAGATATTGGAGTTTCTAGGCAGCAACAAGTTTCCTTTGATTACAAAATTGACTGATACCAATACTGTTTGGGTTTACTCTAGTCCTGTTAAGCTTCAG GTTATGCTCTTCTCCAAGGCTGATGATTTTCAGAAACTTGCTCAGCCTCTTGAAGACATTGCAAGAAAATTTAAATCGAAG CTGATGTTTATATATGTCGATATAACAAATGAGAACCTTGCCATGCCGTTCTTGACCTTATTCGGAATAGAAGATgcaaataaaactgtt GTTGCTGCTTTTGATAACAACCTGAACTCCAAGTATTTGCTTGAATCAGATCCAACACCAAACAATATAGAA GAGTTTTGTTCAGGACTTGCTCATGGAACTGTTTCACGTTACTATAGGTCAGAGCCACTTCCAGATAAT GAAAATGCAAGTATAGTGACTGTGGTAGGAAAGGCTTTTGATGAGTTGGTGTTGAACAGCCACGAGAATGTTCTTCTTGAG GTACATACACCGTGGTGTGTGAAGTGTGAGGCACTAAGCAAACAAGTCGAGAAATTGGCTAAGCATTTCAAAGGCTTTGAGAATCTTGTTTTTGCAAGAATTGATGCATCTGCAAATGAGCATACTAAACTACAG GTCGATGATGAATATCCGATGATCTTGCTATACAAATCTGGTGAAAAGGAGAAACCA TTAAAGCTATCAACGAAATTGAGCGCCAAGGACATGGCTGTTTTTATCAATGAAGAGTTGAAACCAAAGGATGGGTCTGCTGCTAAAGATGAATTGTAG
- the LOC104742728 gene encoding ras-related protein RABG3d — protein sequence MSSRRRVLLKVIILGDSGVGKTSLMNQFVNRKFSNQYKATIGADFLTKEVQIDDRIFTLQIWDTAGQERFQSLGVAFYRGADCCVLVYDVNVMKSFDNLNNWREEFLIQASPSDPENFPFVVLGNKTDVDGGKSRVVSEKKAKAWCASKGNIPYFETSAKEGFNVDAAFECITKNAFKNEPEEEPYLPDTIDVAGGQQQRSTGCEC from the exons AGTTGGGAAGACTTCGTTGATGAATCA GTTTGTGAATCGCAAATTTAGTAATCAGTATAAAGCAACGATTGGAGCAGATTTTTTAACTAAAGAGGTTCAAATTGATGACAGAATCTTCACTTTACAG ATTTGGGATACTGCTGGGCAAGAAAGATTCCAAAGTTTGGGAGTTGCGTTTTACAGAGGAGCGGATTGTTGTGTTCTTGTGTATGATGTCAATGTTATGAAGTCTTTTGATAATCTTAATAACTGGAGGGAAGAGTTCTTGATTCAG GCAAGTCCTTCAGATCCTGAAAACTTCCCCTTTGTCGTGTTGGGGAACAAGACTGATGTTGATGGTGGCAAGAGCCGAGTG GTTTCTGAGAAGAAGGCAAAGGCATGGTGTGCGTCTAAAGGAAACATTCCTTACTTTGAGACTTCTGCCAAAGAAGGGTTCAATGTGGATGCAGCTTTCGAATGCATAACCAAAAATGCTTTCAAGAATGAACCTGAAGAAGAACC GTACCTTCCTGACACCATTGATGTTGCTGGAGGTCAGCAACAAAGATCAACAGGGTGTGAATGCTAA